One Gadus chalcogrammus isolate NIFS_2021 chromosome 7, NIFS_Gcha_1.0, whole genome shotgun sequence genomic window, TCCTGGGACATGGAAGATCTCAGATAGCTTTTTATCAACTTCAACTTGCTGAAGCTCCTCTCAGCTGAGGCAACTGTCACAGGCAGGGTGACAGCAACTCTAAGGGCTATCCAAAGGTTAGGATAGATTTCCTCCATATTTTTCTCACAAAGGAAAGAAAGCAGCTCCAAGGCAGTCATATTACCTGATGGTAGGTCAGGTAAAGTCTTGATTTCGTTTGCCAGATCCACTCCACTGATGTCACAGTCTTGGTTGAAGGTGAGAGTTTTCTCGAGTTGCATACACTGGCCCTTCAAGGAGTCACTGGACATCTGACATGCAGTGCTGAAGTTCAGCACTACTCCATATTTAGTCTTCACCTGGTTCAGAGTTTCGAATCGTTCATCAATGGATGCTATTGTAGAGTCAACCAcaatgttgaagaagttgactTCAAGATTCTGCAGTGCATCAGCCACTGGCTCATCAGGTGCTTCGTAGCTGAAATGCCTCTTGCTGGTTCTCAGCCTCTTGTCCTTCAAAACAGCTTCTACATTCATTTCCTCACAAATGCTTCTGGCTGTTGTCTGGGCATCTGAGAATCCAGTGTCCcggtagagagtgagagaggcttTTGCATTTGAGATCAACTGCACAGCTATGTCAAGCTGTATTGAAGCAGATTGGAGGAGCTTGTTCACTGTATTTGTTCTTGACAGTATCTCACACCACACTACACAGCAAATCAAGAAGCGGTAAGAACCAACTTCCTCTGCAACTGACTGTGCCTCCACTTTGGCCACGGGATCATTAATCTTCTGTCTGGCTTCCAGTAAGGCTTCTCGAATCTCAGAGGCCTGATACCTGACTGCATGGACACTTTGGAGCCTGCTCTCCCATCTTGTGTCACTCCATGACTTCACTGTTATGTTCACGTATTGTTTCAAGATATTCCATCTTTGTGTGCCAGCAGAAAAAAAGGTGAACAGCTTTTGTACAtagccaaaaaaaacaaccgcATCTCTGGAAGATTTGGCAGCATCTGCAATGACGAGGTTTAATGTGTGTGCACCACATGGGACAAACACAGCTCTCAGATTATTTTGCAACAGTCTGGCTTGTACTCCTTGGAGTCTACCTTTCATATTGGCCCCATTGTCGTAGGCTTGCCCTCTGCAATCGTCAAATGGAATTTTCAGATCAGTCAGCTTATCCAAGATGATTGTAGACAGATTTAAGCCAGTTGTAGCCTCAACATTAACAAAGCCGAGGAAGTGCTCCTTTATCTCTGGCTGTCCCTTTAAAGCCACGCTTCTGAGGATAATGGACATCTGCTCCTGGTGACTAATGTCAGGTGTACAGTCTAAGATAATGGAGAAGTATTTGGAGTCTCTCAGTTGAGTCACAATAGTTGTGAGAATCCTGTCACTCACAAGCTGTATCAGCTCATTCTGTATGTCCTTACTAAGGTAATGAGCATGTGTATCCCCATCTTTAATTCTGCTGACATGATTTTCCAAAACAGGGTCAAATTTAGCTAATAATTCAACCTCTTTTAGAAAATTTCCATTATCTGGTTGGAAGAGCTTATCTGATGAACCTCTGAATGCGAGGTTTCTTTCAGCCAGAGACTGTGTGATGCTTATGAGGCGTGTAAGGACATCTCGCCATCTCTTTCTTTCAGCCTCCAAAGCTGTCATTTCTATGTGGTCAAGAGTTTTTCCACGACTTAAGCACAGATCAAATTCTCTCCACTTAATCATGTTGCTTTTGTGTTCGGAACTACCCTCATGCTGCTTCAGAATTGCGTTGATATTGGACCAGTCATTCACAACTTCTCCTATGattttgtgcttttgtgtggAAAACAGTTTACAGCAATAACAAAATGCAGCGTTGTTTCTGAGTAGAGCCTGAGCCTGATATTTCTCGGTATGATCTCACTCTATTAATAAGTGTTTATTATTTAGCACCATTGTCATAATATTTCACgagttttatttattcaccaaGAATAAATCGTATCTGCGTCTATATTTGCCTGTGGGCTATCCAAGCAAACAAACTTCAATCTTAGTCAATATGTATCCATTACTTTCCATTTTGTTAAGTGCAGTTGTAACTATACAAGGCTACAACTAAAATTATAGAAGCTAGcaagacgcacacagagaccgGGGATCCCCAAGGGCTCACCGCCCTGTAGGTCTAACACggactgtccctccctctctaccaccaggagaggagagttaAAGGCTTTACCTGACTGCTGCTCCCGCAGTTCATTTTCAagttccttcctcttcctttttTCATTCCCCGAGGGATAGCTCCGCTTCATCTTTCTACACTGATGATGCAATGATGCGCATGGGTAGCTATCTGACGTCACGTCCGCGACGGACAGTTACGTTGtcaggttttgtttttttcccctcggggcctttattataaataataaatttgcGGGGCCCTACGCAACGTGCGTAGTGTGCGTATTGAAAGAACCGGTACTGAGTCTATAGTCTAGATTTTAATCATTAAATTAACATACTTCTCCGCACAGGCTTCACTGAAGCATAGGGTTTCCTGGTCTTCAATGGCTTTCCATCCAAGGTCTCCAGCTGCACAAGGTTTATTGTCACAACATCAATGAGAGAGCTAGATAAGTTTTTggtttatatacatatatatatatataattaaagaaAATTTGATATTAAGTCAAACCattaatttcattttatttatttattggcagGATAAGCCCCTTGAGATGAAGCATCTTGTTTTTCGAGGGGGTCCTGAATAATTTATGAAAATGGAAGATGAATCAAGATGGACTGCATAAAATGTTATTTACTTAATTAGAGAATACCTTCAAGAGTGAATTTTTTTGCATCCTTCCGGATCTGCCGTTTCTCTGTGAGAGAGAGCCCTGCTTCATACATCTAAGACGACAGATACAAGAAAATAGAATTAAGTGACACCATTttcggtaacactttacaataaggtacgcaaaaacgtgggtagttactgaggaacgaatgagtaacgaatgatgaacgaccaggGGGCCCTGACAGGGCCCTAACAGGCCCCTAAGTgagttactcagtaactactgaggagttactggtaaacaaactaggggatactgtattcgttactgagtaacgaatgatgaacaacCAGGGCCCTAACAGGGCCCTAAGTgagttactcagtaactactgaggagttactggtaaacagactaggggatacTGTATTAATTCATCATTCTGTGAATTAGCAAACTGACCAATTGATTATGAAAGCAACTGAATTTTCCTGGGATTTCACAATTAGTGATTAAATTAACAGGACACAGACGGGATGATTGTCATATTTTAATAAAGATAttcacaatacatacacacagtacataCATTAATATTTACATTAAAGGTTTATTATGTGGCATTAGTAATGCTGAAGGCTTAAAAGCAATCGTCCACCGCTGCAGGGCACGCTTTAAACCTGCCGCCCTTGATTTCAAGCGCTGTCGAGGGATGGCTTGGGTCCCACACTGGATCGACTGGTGGAGCTGGATCTGACTGATGATGAGTTGTTACTCATTCGCGAACCAttggttcaccagtagttaagctttttgaaccattcgttcaccagtagttaagctttttcaaccattcgtttaccagtagcgaagctttttgtgtaccttcatgtaaagtaatgcatcatactgagttgttactctttcgcgaaccattcgttcaccagtagttaagctttttcaaccattcgtttaccagtagcgaagctttttgaatcattcgtttatcagtagtgaagctttttgtgtaccttcatgtaaagtaatgcatcatactgagttgttactctttcgcgaaccattcgttcaccagtagttaagctttttcaaccattcgtttaccagtagcgaagcttttttaatcattcgtttaccagtagtgaagctttttgtgtaccttcatgtaaagtaatgcattatactgagttgttactctttcgcgaaccattcgttcaccagtagttacgtttttttcaaccattcgtttaccagtagcgaagcttttttaatcattcgttcaccagtagttaagcttttggAATCATTcatttaccagtagtgaagcttttggaatcattcgtttaccagtagtgaagctttttgtgtaccttcatgtaaagtaatgcatcatactgagttgttactctttcgcgaaccattcgttcaccagtagttaagcttttggaatcattcgtttaccagtagtgaagcttttggaatcattcgtttaccagtagtgaagctttttgattcattcgtttaccagtagtgaagctttttgtgtaccttcatgtaaagtaatgcatcatactgagttgttactctttcgcgaaccattcgttcaccagtagttaagcttttggaatcattcgtttaccagtagtgaagctttttgtgtgccttcatgtaaagtaatgcatcatactgagttgttactctttagcgaaccattcgttcaccagtagttaagctttttcaaccattcgtttaccagtagcaaagctttttgaatcatttgtttaccagtagtgaagcacgTTAGGGTTAGGTATATAAAACGCCGAACCACTGTTGATGACAATGAGGGATCTATAGCCACTTTAGTTAAACatttataacataataataacaaggttatacagaaaatattaacaatttaaaacagaaacaaaaaaaaggcattttaaaatggaacaaaaataAAGGCTGCACTTTTAACAAGGCATTTCTCAAGAACAATGAACACTGAAAAAACCAAACAAGAAAAAGAGCTGTCTACATCAACAAAACTCAATGAAATGTTATTGATGGAGCTCGTGGCGAATgtcatgcagcaatctgccaaGGGGACcgtctttgtggtcattcgccaaccaatgagtccactcgataaatgagagatggctctttagtGTCCTCTCTGTGCGGTTTCCCCGCAGTCTCCACACCTTGGATTTGTAGGCTGACCAAGCCCGCTCAATGTTTTGGGTATGGGCTCCTGTGACTGGGTTGACGAATGACTGGCTGTGGTTTACAGAAAAATGTACATAGCCACTCTGTGCCAGTGCAGTCATGTAGACCCGCCACCTGTCCGTGAGAACTGTGGTCCCTTGACGGACGTATTTTGTGACCAGCGGAATTAAGTAGCGCCTTGACCTTTTCGTCACCAGCCTGAGGATGggtcttctccttcttcctttGATTCCCAGCATTCCGAAGACccattttctcctcctccaggtagcTCCAAATCTCCCCCTTCCATACTTTGATAAAGTAGTAGCAGAcaggaaaataaacattaggaccgACAATTAATGAAAAATTCTAGAACATGTAAAagtcaaagattattttgtttgcaCGGTTAAGAAATTAcgctggccattgtgtttggtcatattaaaaagaaaagatgcGCAACCGATGTGAATTTGATGAGTTTCAAAGTGTTTTTAAAGCAAGTCATAACTGTGTGCATGACACAATAATAACATTAAATTTCTTCGCTGattcattcattaacctctGATCTCAAATGATATGTTCTTCTTTCCCCTgccattttatccaaagctctGACTACAACATTCTATTGCAAAACAAAGGTCCAAGTTTTAGTGAAGCTGAGGCATTGCAGTTTACACACACCTTCCTTTTGTGGTAGAAGTTGCTTTCGTCCAGCATCACAAATTCATTCCCTCTTCCAATTCTCTGCTTtccccttctttctctcctcttgaTTGCCCTCTGGCATACTTTTCTCAATTTGTAGCTCATCTTTGACAGCGTCCGACTGCTTCCTGCCACACCATCCTGAAGCATATCAATTTGCCTTAACTGCAGCCCCTGGGAAAACCTGTTAAAGaacaatattaaatattaaatagaaatagaaacatCTGAATACAAATTCATCCAGCACCAACAGCTAATATGCTATTTCATGACTATTTCCTGCTAGTGCATGAcgtgccggatgcagaaatattctcgttgtgtctagcattgttagcattgtagcatcataagtgAGAGGTCTATCTACACATCCCTCGGCGACTTTAAGTGATAAAAAGTCAAcacagtgcctaaaaaccatcaac contains:
- the LOC130386683 gene encoding uncharacterized protein LOC130386683, which translates into the protein MTLHAKVLSLIEGRQTLKNKLKLIKWLQKKKLLQAKRKCKLCKKRMKLKENANVDGLQWQCRRNKHRGKTTRKSVRCGSLFERSKLSLFSWMKYIYRFSQGLQLRQIDMLQDGVAGSSRTLSKMSYKLRKVCQRAIKRRERRGKQRIGRGNEFVMLDESNFYHKRKYGRGRFGATWRRRKWVFGMLGIKGRRRRPILRLVTKRSRRYLIPLVTKYVRQGTTVLTDRWRVYMTALAQSGYVHFSVNHSQSFVNPVTGAHTQNIERAWSAYKSKVWRLRGNRTERTLKSHLSFIEWTHWLANDHKDGPLGRLLHDIRHELHQ
- the LOC130385537 gene encoding zinc finger MYM-type protein 1-like, with translation MIKWREFDLCLSRGKTLDHIEMTALEAERKRWRDVLTRLISITQSLAERNLAFRGSSDKLFQPDNGNFLKEVELLAKFDPVLENHVSRIKDGDTHAHYLSKDIQNELIQLVSDRILTTIVTQLRDSKYFSIILDCTPDISHQEQMSIILRSVALKGQPEIKEHFLGFVNVEATTGLNLSTIILDKLTDLKIPFDDCRGQAYDNGANMKGRLQGVQARLLQNNLRAVFVPCGAHTLNLVIADAAKSSRDAVVFFGYVQKLFTFFSAGTQRWNILKQYVNITVKSWSDTRWESRLQSVHAVRYQASEIREALLEARQKINDPVAKVEAQSVAEEVGSYRFLICCVVWCEILSRTNTVNKLLQSASIQLDIAVQLISNAKASLTLYRDTGFSDAQTTARSICEEMNVEAVLKDKRLRTSKRHFSYEAPDEPVADALQNLEVNFFNIVVDSTIASIDERFETLNQVKTKYGVVLNFSTACQMSSDSLKGQCMQLEKTLTFNQDCDISGVDLANEIKTLPDLPSGSQAAWPTKELCPIYLSQQIQIILTCSAQSWMRTH